A region of Sesamum indicum cultivar Zhongzhi No. 13 linkage group LG7, S_indicum_v1.0, whole genome shotgun sequence DNA encodes the following proteins:
- the LOC105166203 gene encoding protein JINGUBANG produces MFQETNSAASKTGNMVHPDPNLSSSSAASSDANDFAARNSNFSAYDAARLSGEVSSPLMMSPWNQPSPFANSWSNSNKTISHSQPQNSLIGSLVREEGHIYSLAAKDDILYTGSDSKNIRVWKNMQEFSAFKSNSGLVKAIIISGDKIFTGHQDGKIRLWKISPKDPSVHKRFGTMPRFFDIFKASIKPSNYVEVKRNRSAVWIKHTDAISCLSMSQENGLLYSASWDRTFKVWRPESSKCIESVKAHDDAVNSVVAGVGGMVFTGSADGTVKVWKREQKGKAVRHTLHQTLLSQESAVTALAVNESGSVVYSGSSDGLVNFWEVEKELSHGGVLKGHKLAVLCLAAAGNLAFSGSADKTICVWRREGAVHTCLSVLTGHTGPVKCLAVEKDKESALDGDADKKWVVYSGSLDKSVKVWSVSEMAPGMQPPGSMQQNYGETNWDSIPSAKY; encoded by the coding sequence ATGTTCCAGGAAACTAACAGCGCGGCCTCGAAGACAGGCAATATGGTTCACCCCGATCCCAACCTTTCGTCTTCCAGCGCCGCCTCCAGCGACGCCAATGATTTCGCCGCTCGTAACAGCAACTTCTCCGCCTATGACGCCGCCCGTCTCAGCGGGGAGGTGAGCTCTCCCTTGATGATGTCGCCCTGGAACCAGCCGTCACCGTTCGCCAACTCCTGGTCGAATTCCAACAAAACCATCTCTCACAGCCAGCCACAGAACAGCCTCATCGGCTCTCTTGTTCGTGAAGAAGGCCACATCTATTCCCTGGCTGCTAAGGATGACATTCTGTACACGGGCTCTGACAGCAAGAACATCCGTGTATGGAAGAACATGCAAGAGTTCTCTGCCTTTAAATCCAACAGTGGTCTTGTCAAGGCCATTATCATTTCCGGCGACAAGATTTTCACTGGCCATCAAGATGGAAAGATACGCCTGTGGAAGATCAGCCCCAAGGATCCCAGTGTCCACAAACGATTTGGGACTATGCCCAGGTTCTTCGACATATTCAAAGCTTCGATCAAGCCCAGCAATTATGTGGAGGTGAAGCGCAACCGCAGCGCCGTCTGGATCAAGCACACCGACGCCATTTCTTGCCTGAGCATGAGTCAAGAAAATGGGCTCCTTTATTCTGCTTCATGGGACAGAACTTTCAAGGTCTGGAGACCTGAGAGCTCCAAATGCATAGAATCCGTCAAAGCCCACGACGATGCGGTTAACTCAGTGGTTGCAGGCGTCGGCGGGATGGTCTTCACCGGCTCCGCCGACGGCACCGTTAAAGTCTGGAAGAGGGAACAGAAGGGCAAGGCCGTCAGGCATACTTTACACCAAACGCTTCTCAGCCAGGAGTCCGCCGTGACGGCATTGGCCGTGAACGAGTCGGGTTCGGTGGTCTACTCCGGCTCCTCAGATGGGCTGGTGAATTTCTGGGAGGTGGAGAAGGAGCTGTCTCACGGCGGCGTGCTGAAAGGACACAAGCTGGCCGTGCTCTGCCTGGCGGCGGCAGGGAATTTGGCCTTCAGTGGTTCAGCTGATAAGACCATATGCGTGTGGAGGAGGGAGGGAGCGGTGCACACTTGCCTCTCGGTGTTGACGGGGCACACAGGACCGGTGAAGTGTCTGGCGGTGGAGAAGGACAAGGAGTCGGCATTGGACGGAGACGCCGACAAGAAGTGGGTGGTTTATAGCGGGAGTCTTGATAAATCAGTGAAGGTATGGAGCGTATCGGAAATGGCGCCGGGAATGCAGCCGCCGGGATCGATGCAGCAGAACTACGGGGAGACTAACTGGGACTCAATTCCGTCAGCAAAgtattga